In a single window of the Biomphalaria glabrata chromosome 5, xgBioGlab47.1, whole genome shotgun sequence genome:
- the LOC106063582 gene encoding dimethyladenosine transferase 1, mitochondrial-like has translation MQRLPPLPSLQEIIRIYGLSAQKKLSQNFLLDMNLTKKIVRSAGKLNDALVIEVGPGPGGITRPILNSNTKKVIVIEKDRRFLPSLQILAEASSQKLEVVHGDILSTDLQQFVSPEFHSHWQDPPPNIHIIGNLPFSVSTPLIIQWLHHMSNKSSIWKFGRVPLTLTFQKEVAERIVAPPKSEYRCRLSVMSQYLCDAQLKFSIQGKAFVPPPKVDVGVVHFVPKVQPLIQQNFTLVEKVNRHLFQMPNKYYPKPLSTLFPLDREDLVSDMVEKSGINVELRAFELTIEDIGNLCNVYAEIVKKEPDIFTYDFRSKKSAKERRKRGTLIESLEEKLLSNYYVESDSENVDVAR, from the exons ATGCAGAGGTTGCCTCCCTTGCCATCCCTTCAGGAAATAATTCGAATATATGGGTTAAGTGCCCAAAAGAAGCTGTCACAGAATTTCTTACTGGATATGAATCTGACTAAAAAAATTGTAAGATCAGCTGGTAAATTAAATGATGCTTTGGTCATTGAGGTTGGACCAGGTCCTGGGGGAATAACACGGCCAATACTGAACAGCAATACTAAGAAAGTTATTGTTATTGAGAAAGATAGAAGATTTTTACCAAGTTTACAG ATCTTAGCAGAAGCAAGCAGTCAGAAGCTGGAAGTGGTACATGGAGACATCTTGAGCACAGATCTGCAGCAGTTTGTGTCACCTGAGTTTCATTCTCATTGGCAGGACCCACCACCAAACATTCATATCATTGGCAACTTGCCCTTCAGTGTCTCCACCCCATTGATCATACAATGGTTACATCATATGTCTAATAAGTCTTCTATCTGGAAGTTTGGTCGAGTCCCTTTGACTTTAACATTTCAAAAAGAa GTTGCTGAAAGAATAGTGGCACCTCCCAAGTCTGAATATAGATGTAGACTCTCTGTTATGTCTCAATATTTATGTGATGCACAGCTGAAATTTTCTATACAAG GTAAAGCATTTGTCCCCCCTCCAAAAGTTGATGTAGGCGTTGTTCATTTTGTGCCCAAGGTTCAGCCATTGATTCAACAAAATTTTACTTTGGTGGAGAAAGTCAATCGTCATCTTTTTCAAATGCCAAATAAATATTATCCTAAACCTTTGAG TACATTATTTCCTCTAGACAGAGAAGATCTAGTTAGTGATATGGTGGAGAAGTCTGGCATAAATGTTGAGCTTAGAGCTTTTGAACTTACCATTGAAGACATTGGTAACTTGTGTAATGTCTATGCTGAGATTGTCAAAAAAGAGCCAGATATATTTACATATGATTTCCGAAGTAAAAAATCGgcaaaagaaagaagaaaaagaggaaCACTTATAGAATCACTCGAAGAAAAATTGTTAAGTAATTATTACGTGGAATCTGATTCAGAAAATGTTGATGTTGCAAGATAG